A window of the Brachybacterium sacelli genome harbors these coding sequences:
- a CDS encoding glutamate ABC transporter substrate-binding protein: protein MRTKLISAAALAASAVLVMTACSPSQSGGGGGGGDGSDGGGGDGVRIGIKYDQPGLGFREGDGDPTGFDVEVAKYVAGELGYSEDQIEWVQTPSANRENALEGGEVDMILASYSITPERDERVDFAGPYFVAGQDLLVRADEEEITGPETLDGKNLCSVTGSTSAQKIKDEYSQGVELVEQGGYAECVTYLESGQVDAVTTDDIILAGLAATPENAEKFKIVGNPFSVERYGVGIPTGSEQCEAINEAITTMKDDGAWQEALDAATEGTGYTPDEELNTGPESELESCDD from the coding sequence ATGCGCACCAAGCTCATCTCCGCAGCGGCACTGGCCGCATCGGCCGTTCTCGTCATGACCGCTTGCTCGCCGTCCCAGTCCGGCGGCGGCGGCGGTGGCGGCGACGGTTCCGACGGCGGTGGCGGTGACGGCGTTCGAATCGGGATCAAGTACGACCAGCCGGGCCTGGGCTTCCGCGAGGGCGACGGCGACCCGACCGGCTTCGACGTCGAAGTGGCCAAGTACGTCGCCGGTGAACTGGGCTACTCCGAGGACCAGATCGAGTGGGTCCAGACCCCGTCGGCCAACCGTGAGAACGCGCTGGAGGGCGGCGAGGTCGACATGATCCTCGCGAGCTACTCCATCACCCCCGAACGGGACGAGCGCGTGGACTTCGCCGGCCCCTACTTCGTGGCCGGCCAGGACCTGCTGGTCCGCGCCGACGAGGAGGAGATCACGGGCCCCGAGACCCTCGACGGCAAGAACCTGTGCTCGGTCACCGGCTCGACCTCGGCACAGAAGATCAAGGACGAGTACTCCCAGGGCGTGGAGCTGGTCGAGCAGGGAGGCTACGCCGAGTGCGTGACCTACCTCGAGTCCGGTCAGGTCGATGCCGTCACCACCGATGACATCATCCTCGCCGGTCTCGCCGCCACCCCGGAGAACGCCGAGAAGTTCAAGATCGTCGGCAATCCCTTCAGCGTGGAGCGCTACGGCGTCGGCATCCCCACCGGCTCCGAGCAGTGCGAGGCGATCAACGAGGCCATCACGACGATGAAGGACGACGGTGCGTGGCAGGAAGCTCTGGACGCCGCCACCGAGGGCACCGGCTACACCCCGGACGAGGAGCTGAACACGGGCCCCGAGTCCGAGCTCGAATCCTGCGACGACTGA
- a CDS encoding amino acid ABC transporter permease, with protein MNGFFELFAEYDVLGAFWMNIKLMLLAAAGSFVLGTILALFRISPVASFRTLGTAYINVVRNTPLTIIMVLGVLAVWGQLKIEFFDDFDLNFFTYAVIALTLYHASFVCEAIRSGVNTVPLGQVEAARAIGLTFLPAARIVVLPQALRGAITPLGNTLIALTKNTTVAAAASVAEASGLMSTMIEFNPDLMIYIFLTIAIGFCLLVIPMGIATTWLSDKLAVAR; from the coding sequence ATGAACGGATTCTTTGAACTCTTCGCCGAATACGATGTGCTCGGCGCCTTCTGGATGAACATCAAGCTGATGCTCCTGGCCGCGGCCGGCTCCTTCGTCCTGGGCACGATCCTGGCCCTGTTCCGGATCTCCCCGGTCGCGTCCTTCCGCACCCTCGGCACCGCCTACATCAACGTCGTGCGCAACACCCCGCTGACGATCATCATGGTGCTCGGCGTGCTCGCCGTGTGGGGGCAGCTGAAGATCGAGTTCTTCGACGACTTCGACCTGAACTTCTTCACCTACGCCGTGATCGCCCTGACGCTCTATCACGCGTCGTTCGTCTGCGAGGCGATCCGCTCCGGCGTCAACACGGTGCCGCTGGGCCAGGTGGAGGCGGCCCGGGCCATCGGGCTGACGTTCCTCCCGGCCGCGCGGATCGTGGTGCTCCCGCAGGCGCTGCGCGGCGCCATCACCCCGCTGGGCAACACCCTGATCGCCCTGACCAAGAACACCACGGTGGCCGCCGCGGCCTCCGTGGCGGAGGCCTCCGGCCTGATGAGCACGATGATCGAGTTCAACCCGGATCTGATGATCTACATCTTCCTCACCATCGCGATCGGCTTCTGCCTCCTCGTCATCCCGATGGGGATCGCGACCACCTGGCTCTCCGACAAGCTGGCGGTGGCACGATGA
- a CDS encoding helix-turn-helix transcriptional regulator — translation MADVTRRMLDLLTLLQTGRQLPSAELARRLGVSPRTVRRDVDRLRGYGYPVRTRPGPGGHYRLTAGRAVPPLMLEDDEAVAVLLALASTSATDPGEPGSVGGAAARAYGKLDQFLPARLAATVSTLRAGLEADAPTAPPTDIGALSVLSTAIRDRRVVEFVYRGRETETTRRVEPHRQVHHLLRWYLLGWDLDKQDWRIFRSDRLRDLQVRTRVFEPRDLPAGTALEYLLEGINRSARRVELTVRLPAAEVASALLYQSMDLTDVGEGCTRIVLHCEDRHWLLLHLSRLDAEVEIHEPQEWAREIRRVATRLLEGSPEDEV, via the coding sequence ATGGCCGATGTGACCCGACGGATGCTGGATCTGCTGACCCTCCTGCAGACCGGCCGGCAGCTCCCGAGCGCGGAGCTGGCCCGTCGGCTGGGCGTGAGTCCGCGCACCGTGCGGCGCGACGTGGACCGTCTGCGCGGCTACGGCTACCCCGTCCGGACCCGTCCCGGCCCCGGCGGCCACTACCGTCTGACCGCTGGTCGAGCCGTTCCGCCGCTGATGCTCGAGGATGACGAAGCGGTGGCCGTGCTGCTCGCCCTCGCTTCGACCTCCGCCACCGATCCCGGTGAGCCGGGCAGTGTCGGCGGGGCGGCGGCCCGGGCCTACGGGAAGCTGGACCAGTTCCTCCCTGCCCGCTTGGCCGCGACGGTCTCGACGCTGCGTGCAGGCCTCGAGGCCGACGCCCCCACCGCTCCTCCGACCGACATCGGCGCCCTGTCCGTGCTGTCGACGGCGATCAGGGATCGGCGGGTCGTCGAGTTCGTCTACCGCGGCCGCGAGACCGAGACCACCCGTCGGGTGGAGCCGCACCGGCAGGTTCATCACCTGCTGCGCTGGTACCTGCTGGGGTGGGATCTGGACAAGCAGGACTGGAGGATCTTCCGCAGCGACCGGCTCCGCGATCTCCAGGTGCGGACACGTGTGTTCGAGCCACGGGACCTGCCGGCAGGGACTGCCCTGGAGTACCTGCTCGAGGGGATCAACCGGAGCGCCCGCAGGGTGGAGCTGACGGTCCGCCTGCCTGCGGCGGAGGTCGCCTCGGCGCTGCTGTACCAGTCGATGGACCTCACCGACGTGGGGGAGGGGTGCACCCGGATCGTGCTGCACTGCGAGGACCGGCACTGGCTGCTGCTGCACCTGAGCCGTCTGGACGCCGAGGTCGAGATCCATGAGCCGCAGGAGTGGGCCCGGGAGATCCGTCGCGTCGCCACCCGGCTGCTCGAGGGCTCACCCGAGGACGAGGTGTGA
- a CDS encoding TetR/AcrR family transcriptional regulator: MVVESRRAPALRTDARRNADRIRVAALDVFRECGLSVPLEDVAAAAHVSKATIFNRFGGRVGLIEAVIDEVVAKELHRIIEATRSIDDAAERIAHYLGAIRDLQYRRPAVNDVLLQEFPHSEQLMAICHAAGEIYDELIEAGRTADVLAAGFGRDDLHALIVDNGLALKHGTHPSREDYDRRTGFVLGGVLGPTAAPGAAPRSG; the protein is encoded by the coding sequence ATGGTGGTCGAGTCCCGCAGGGCGCCTGCGCTGCGCACCGATGCCCGTCGCAACGCGGACCGGATCCGGGTCGCTGCACTCGACGTGTTCCGGGAGTGCGGGCTCTCCGTGCCGCTCGAGGACGTCGCGGCGGCGGCGCACGTGAGCAAGGCGACCATCTTCAACCGGTTCGGGGGGCGGGTCGGACTGATCGAAGCGGTCATCGACGAGGTGGTCGCGAAAGAACTGCACCGCATCATCGAGGCCACGCGATCGATCGACGACGCGGCGGAGCGGATCGCCCACTATCTCGGCGCGATCCGGGACCTGCAGTACCGCCGGCCCGCGGTCAATGACGTCCTCCTGCAGGAGTTCCCCCACTCCGAGCAGCTCATGGCCATCTGCCACGCCGCAGGCGAGATCTACGACGAGCTGATCGAGGCGGGCCGCACGGCCGACGTGCTCGCCGCGGGATTCGGCCGGGACGACCTGCATGCCCTCATCGTGGACAACGGCCTCGCCCTCAAGCACGGGACCCATCCGTCACGGGAGGACTACGACCGTCGGACCGGGTTCGTCCTCGGTGGGGTGCTCGGCCCGACCGCTGCCCCGGGCGCGGCGCCCCGGAGCGGGTAG
- a CDS encoding GNAT family N-acetyltransferase → MVATDVRAYREEDRAELLALFESAGEGAPTETLWGDPASEADVYLTPYLDHEPESVLVAVNEEELVGYLVGSTGRGDLPSEDELLVRAVRSHRLLLRRRALTFFSRSMLDAVGDTLRRRPRAGALDDPRWPAHLHINVQRRARGTGAAQNLIAAFVHHLRREGVPGVHLQTLVENPLAVRFFSAQGFTQHGPTPRVPGLRHEGRSTHQLTMVRSLGTGEDVTH, encoded by the coding sequence ATGGTGGCGACCGATGTGCGCGCATATCGCGAGGAGGATCGAGCAGAGCTCCTCGCGCTGTTCGAGAGCGCCGGTGAGGGAGCCCCTACGGAGACGCTCTGGGGTGACCCTGCCTCCGAGGCCGACGTCTACCTGACCCCGTACCTCGATCACGAACCCGAATCCGTGCTGGTGGCCGTGAACGAGGAGGAGCTGGTCGGCTACCTCGTGGGGAGCACGGGCCGCGGCGATCTGCCCAGCGAGGACGAACTCCTGGTCCGGGCGGTGCGGAGTCATCGCCTCCTTCTACGGCGGCGGGCGCTGACCTTCTTCTCCCGGAGCATGCTCGATGCCGTGGGGGACACCCTGAGGCGACGGCCGCGAGCCGGTGCGCTGGACGATCCCCGGTGGCCCGCCCACCTGCACATTAACGTGCAGCGACGAGCTCGTGGCACCGGTGCTGCCCAGAACCTCATCGCCGCCTTCGTGCACCATCTGCGCCGGGAAGGGGTCCCTGGAGTCCACCTGCAGACCCTCGTCGAGAACCCGCTCGCAGTGCGCTTTTTCTCCGCACAGGGCTTCACGCAGCACGGTCCGACGCCGCGGGTGCCGGGGCTCCGCCATGAGGGCCGGTCGACTCACCAGCTGACGATGGTCCGGAGCCTCGGGACGGGGGAGGACGTCACTCACTGA
- a CDS encoding amino acid ABC transporter ATP-binding protein, translating to MTQSTPCPEGAPSGTAAEKRALVELTNVTKHFGSFQALSDINLTIPEGQVAIVIGPSGSGKSTLCRTINRLETIDDGGSIRIDGKELPEEGKALAQLRADVGMVFQSFNLFAHKSILENVTVGPIKVKGLKKAQATEEAMALLERVGVAQQAKKMPAELSGGQQQRVAIARALAMTPKVMLFDEPTSALDPEMVQEVLDVMVQLAQEGMTMVVVTHEMGFARQAGDRVIFMDEGFVLEDTDPESFFTRPQHERAKNFLGKILAH from the coding sequence ATGACGCAGAGCACACCGTGTCCCGAAGGCGCCCCGTCCGGCACCGCCGCCGAGAAGCGCGCCCTCGTGGAACTGACGAACGTCACCAAGCACTTCGGGTCCTTTCAGGCCCTCAGCGACATCAACCTGACCATCCCGGAAGGTCAGGTGGCGATCGTGATCGGGCCGTCCGGCTCCGGCAAGTCGACCCTGTGCCGCACCATCAACCGGCTGGAGACCATCGACGACGGCGGCAGCATCCGTATCGACGGCAAGGAGCTCCCGGAGGAGGGCAAGGCCCTCGCGCAGCTGCGCGCCGACGTCGGAATGGTGTTCCAGTCCTTCAACCTGTTCGCCCACAAGTCGATCCTGGAGAACGTCACGGTGGGCCCGATCAAGGTCAAGGGCCTGAAGAAGGCCCAGGCCACCGAGGAGGCCATGGCGCTGCTGGAACGCGTCGGGGTCGCTCAGCAGGCCAAGAAGATGCCCGCCGAGCTCTCCGGCGGTCAGCAGCAGCGGGTGGCCATCGCCCGGGCCCTGGCGATGACGCCGAAGGTCATGCTCTTCGACGAGCCGACCTCCGCCCTGGACCCCGAGATGGTCCAGGAGGTCCTGGACGTCATGGTGCAGCTGGCCCAGGAGGGCATGACCATGGTCGTCGTCACCCACGAGATGGGCTTCGCACGCCAGGCCGGAGACCGCGTGATCTTCATGGACGAAGGGTTCGTCCTGGAGGACACCGACCCCGAATCGTTCTTCACCCGGCCGCAGCACGAACGCGCCAAGAACTTCCTGGGGAAGATCCTGGCGCACTGA
- a CDS encoding NmrA family NAD(P)-binding protein: MTTAPEILIVGATGSTGRAVSGALATEGIAHRAMSRDTTRVTGELATPVRGDLDDAQGVREALNGVRAAYLVTPSTEAAETQQRRFLDEAVAAGVEHVVLLSQLGADIDSPVRFLRYHAAVENHAEGLGIGISALRPNLFMQGLLALAETVRRTGTLPAPIGSAPVSVIDVRDIGEVAANALIAPTPLGVRTLTGPESLTHAELADHLSTVTGRRIRFEDVDPRQFAEVLAPVLPTWQIEGLLEDYAHYARGEATEVTSAVPDLLGRPARDFRRFAVEHADVFRVA; the protein is encoded by the coding sequence ATGACGACAGCGCCTGAGATCCTCATCGTCGGAGCGACGGGCTCCACCGGACGGGCCGTCAGCGGCGCGCTCGCCACAGAAGGGATTGCCCATCGGGCGATGTCGCGGGACACGACCCGCGTGACGGGCGAGCTCGCCACGCCGGTCCGCGGCGACCTCGACGATGCGCAGGGCGTCCGTGAGGCACTGAATGGCGTCCGTGCGGCGTACCTCGTGACACCCTCCACCGAGGCGGCGGAGACGCAGCAGAGGCGTTTCCTCGACGAGGCCGTCGCCGCCGGCGTCGAGCACGTCGTCCTGCTGTCCCAGCTGGGAGCTGACATCGACTCACCGGTGCGCTTCCTGCGGTATCACGCCGCCGTGGAGAACCATGCCGAAGGACTCGGAATCGGCATCAGCGCACTGCGCCCGAACCTGTTCATGCAGGGACTGCTCGCGCTGGCGGAGACGGTCCGTCGTACGGGAACTCTTCCCGCACCGATCGGCTCCGCCCCGGTGAGCGTGATCGACGTACGCGACATCGGGGAGGTCGCCGCGAATGCCCTGATCGCTCCCACACCTCTCGGCGTCCGCACGCTCACCGGACCCGAGTCCCTCACGCACGCGGAGCTGGCCGACCACCTCAGCACCGTCACCGGACGGAGGATCCGGTTCGAGGACGTCGACCCGCGACAGTTCGCGGAGGTCCTGGCGCCGGTCCTCCCCACCTGGCAGATCGAAGGGCTCCTCGAGGATTACGCTCACTACGCCAGAGGCGAGGCCACGGAGGTCACCTCGGCCGTGCCCGATCTCCTGGGTCGACCCGCCCGCGACTTCCGCCGCTTCGCCGTCGAGCACGCTGACGTCTTCCGAGTCGCCTGA
- a CDS encoding PspC domain-containing protein: MSRFFDSLRSIGFRRGPRRVVAGIGGGLAEKLGLNVWLVRVLVLASFALPVLGVGAYLAAWILAPWQDGSIPAERVLGGRRG; this comes from the coding sequence ATGAGCAGATTCTTCGACTCCCTCCGCAGCATCGGCTTCCGGCGCGGACCTCGACGTGTGGTCGCGGGTATCGGCGGAGGCCTGGCCGAGAAACTCGGACTCAACGTCTGGCTGGTCCGCGTGCTTGTCCTCGCCTCCTTCGCGCTTCCGGTACTGGGCGTCGGGGCGTACCTGGCGGCCTGGATCCTGGCTCCCTGGCAGGACGGAAGCATCCCGGCGGAGCGGGTCCTCGGAGGCCGACGCGGCTGA
- a CDS encoding ATP-binding cassette domain-containing protein, with product MPEQSIRIRDAHTHNLDHLDLDIRRNRLIVVAGVSGSGKSSLVFDTIAAEAGHELNETFPPFTRNRLPTWTRPQVGSLEGLSPVIVVDQRRLGGNARSTVGTITDTWTYLRLLFSRVSEPHVGESTSFSFNDQAGMCPTCSGLGEVVTSAVERFLDLDRSLSGGAIRLPGFGNGGYWYTKYADIGSFDTDTPLRDWTPGEREALLYGGKHAAALGTRPPSDYEGVVARFERIHLRTSDSLSDRKRTTIEEFTETSPCPDCRGDRLHEAARTAVIEGRTIGELSRMEIPELREAVRRVERPEVSSVVQALVERLDAMITIGLGYLHLARATTTLSGGESQRIKAVKHLGSSLIEMLYVFDEPTVGLHPHDIDSMVTLLSQLRDRGNSVLVVEHDPAVMAVADEIIEIGPEAGSGGGRLVFQGSFSELGAADTPTSRALAARHPEVVAPRSPRGWITVRDARRNTLQDVTVDLPLGVLTVLTGVAGSGKSSLAAELTTQHPALVIDQRPVSVNRRSTPITSTNIAGPLRALFARRTGAPEGLFSANSTGGCPQCKGLGILYTDLAFMEGQETVCPTCQGRKFTAEALSHTLDGLTIADVEHLSIAEALERLDEPRIRARLHQLDRVGLGYLRLGQSLNTLSGGEAQRVKIAKELRDADEPSLYVLDEPTTGLHLRDIDGLLTVLDDLIDHGHSVVVIEHDLDVIRRADWVVDLGPGPGRHGGRVLYSGPVDGLTDSATGEALRES from the coding sequence ATGCCCGAGCAGAGCATCCGAATCCGCGACGCCCACACGCACAACCTCGATCATCTCGACCTGGACATCCGCCGCAACCGGCTGATCGTCGTCGCCGGCGTCTCCGGCTCCGGGAAGTCCTCCCTGGTCTTCGACACCATCGCCGCGGAGGCCGGGCACGAACTCAACGAGACGTTCCCGCCGTTCACCCGCAACCGGCTGCCGACCTGGACCCGCCCACAGGTCGGCTCCCTCGAGGGCCTCTCCCCCGTGATCGTGGTGGACCAACGGCGCCTCGGCGGCAACGCGCGCTCCACCGTCGGCACCATCACCGACACATGGACCTACCTGCGCCTGCTGTTCTCGCGCGTGAGCGAACCGCACGTCGGCGAGTCCACCAGCTTCTCCTTCAACGACCAGGCCGGGATGTGCCCCACCTGCTCCGGTCTCGGCGAGGTCGTGACCTCCGCCGTCGAACGGTTCCTGGACCTGGACCGCAGCCTCTCCGGCGGCGCCATCCGGCTTCCCGGGTTCGGCAACGGCGGCTACTGGTACACCAAGTACGCGGACATCGGCTCCTTCGACACCGACACTCCCCTGCGCGACTGGACGCCCGGCGAGCGCGAGGCCCTTCTGTACGGCGGAAAGCACGCGGCCGCCCTCGGCACCCGCCCGCCATCGGACTACGAGGGGGTCGTCGCGCGCTTCGAGCGGATCCACCTGCGCACCTCCGACAGCCTCTCGGATCGCAAGCGGACGACGATCGAGGAGTTCACCGAGACGTCGCCGTGCCCGGACTGCCGGGGCGACCGTCTCCACGAGGCGGCCCGCACAGCCGTGATCGAGGGCCGCACCATCGGCGAACTGAGCCGGATGGAGATCCCCGAGCTGCGCGAGGCGGTCCGCAGAGTGGAGCGTCCGGAGGTGTCCTCCGTGGTCCAGGCGCTGGTCGAACGGCTCGACGCGATGATCACGATCGGATTGGGTTACCTGCACCTGGCCCGGGCCACCACCACACTCTCCGGCGGGGAGTCCCAGCGCATCAAGGCGGTCAAGCACCTCGGCTCCAGCCTCATCGAGATGCTGTACGTGTTCGACGAACCCACCGTCGGCCTGCATCCGCACGACATCGACTCGATGGTCACGCTGCTGTCCCAGCTGCGCGACCGCGGCAACTCCGTCCTGGTCGTCGAGCACGACCCGGCGGTGATGGCCGTGGCCGACGAGATCATCGAGATCGGCCCGGAGGCCGGCAGCGGCGGCGGACGACTGGTCTTCCAGGGCAGCTTCTCGGAGCTCGGCGCCGCCGATACCCCCACCAGCCGCGCCCTCGCGGCGCGACATCCCGAGGTCGTCGCGCCCCGCTCTCCCCGGGGCTGGATCACGGTCCGTGACGCCCGACGGAACACGCTGCAGGACGTGACCGTCGACCTCCCGCTCGGCGTGTTGACGGTGCTGACCGGAGTCGCGGGATCGGGCAAGTCCAGTCTGGCCGCGGAGCTCACGACGCAGCACCCGGCCCTGGTGATCGACCAGCGTCCGGTCTCCGTGAACCGACGCTCCACCCCGATCACCTCGACGAACATCGCCGGACCGCTGCGCGCCCTGTTCGCCCGCCGCACCGGGGCGCCCGAGGGCCTGTTCAGCGCGAACTCCACGGGCGGATGCCCGCAGTGCAAGGGCCTCGGCATCCTGTACACCGATCTCGCCTTTATGGAGGGTCAGGAGACCGTCTGCCCCACCTGCCAGGGAAGGAAGTTCACGGCCGAGGCCCTCTCCCACACGCTCGACGGCCTCACGATCGCCGATGTCGAGCACCTGAGCATCGCCGAAGCCCTGGAGCGACTCGACGAGCCGAGAATCCGTGCCCGCCTGCATCAGCTGGACCGGGTCGGCCTCGGCTACCTGCGTCTCGGGCAGTCCTTGAACACCCTCTCCGGCGGCGAGGCCCAGCGGGTGAAGATCGCCAAGGAGCTGCGCGATGCCGATGAGCCGTCCCTCTACGTGCTCGACGAGCCCACCACCGGGCTCCACCTGCGGGACATCGACGGACTGCTGACCGTGCTCGACGACCTCATCGACCATGGGCACAGCGTCGTCGTCATCGAGCACGACCTCGACGTCATCCGCCGCGCCGACTGGGTCGTCGACCTGGGCCCTGGGCCAGGTCGCCACGGTGGAAGGGTGCTGTACAGCGGACCGGTCGATGGCCTCACCGACAGCGCGACGGGTGAGGCTCTGCGGGAATCGTGA
- a CDS encoding NAD(P)H-binding protein — protein MIIVTGATGTLNGATVEHLLQRVPAADVGVSVRDPGRAKHLAERGVRVRQGTYDDPAALRHSFADAEQILLVSSSDLAADVLAQHRTAIDAAVDAGAQRILYTSAQGAGFDTPYPPHAIHAASEAHLAASGVAWTALRNGFFGDLEQMVGPWQESGRITRPAAGPFPWVDRRDAGEAAASILAGEATFDGPVDVVPNAPVTFEDFAAAASELTGRTIERVVVDDEQWVSDEVAKGVPEEAARFILTMFQATRTGFFAHGDPVLNRLLGREPRSITDQLADQLAR, from the coding sequence ATGATCATCGTCACCGGAGCGACCGGCACTCTGAACGGCGCCACCGTCGAGCATCTCCTCCAGCGCGTTCCCGCCGCGGACGTCGGCGTGAGCGTGCGCGATCCCGGCCGCGCGAAGCATCTGGCCGAGCGCGGCGTCCGCGTGCGCCAGGGGACCTACGACGATCCCGCGGCGCTGCGCCACTCCTTCGCCGACGCGGAGCAGATCCTCCTGGTCTCCTCGAGCGATCTCGCCGCCGACGTCCTCGCGCAGCACCGCACGGCGATCGACGCCGCCGTCGACGCCGGCGCCCAGCGCATCCTGTACACGAGCGCGCAGGGAGCCGGTTTCGACACGCCCTATCCTCCGCACGCGATCCACGCCGCCTCGGAAGCACACCTCGCCGCCTCCGGGGTCGCGTGGACCGCGCTGCGCAACGGATTCTTCGGCGACCTCGAGCAGATGGTCGGCCCCTGGCAGGAATCCGGGAGGATCACCAGGCCTGCCGCCGGCCCGTTCCCCTGGGTCGACCGGCGTGATGCCGGGGAGGCCGCCGCGTCGATCCTCGCGGGCGAGGCGACCTTCGACGGCCCCGTCGACGTGGTCCCGAACGCGCCGGTGACCTTCGAGGACTTCGCCGCCGCGGCCTCCGAGCTGACCGGCCGCACCATCGAGCGCGTGGTGGTCGACGACGAGCAATGGGTCAGCGACGAGGTGGCGAAGGGCGTCCCGGAAGAAGCCGCCCGCTTCATCCTCACGATGTTCCAGGCGACCCGGACGGGATTCTTCGCCCACGGCGACCCCGTGCTCAACCGGCTGCTGGGACGGGAGCCGCGCAGCATCACCGATCAGCTGGCGGACCAGCTCGCCCGCTGA
- a CDS encoding TetR/AcrR family transcriptional regulator, whose product MASGTLSTAESRRPVITSAALRAFSRGGYGGTTVADIARDAGISSAYVFKLFPGKERLFVAAVDACFEQIEATLDQAAAESRRSTPSEILDAMGDAYAELITDRTLLLIQVHAQSVASVPAIGDALRGGLARITRVAKERSGADDAAVQRFIAYGQLCHLIATADIAEVDAEWARTLSNGIRHLDPPGETHDDSA is encoded by the coding sequence ATGGCATCCGGCACGCTCTCCACCGCAGAATCCCGACGCCCGGTCATCACCAGCGCTGCACTGCGCGCGTTCTCCCGTGGCGGGTACGGGGGCACGACGGTGGCGGACATCGCCCGCGATGCGGGCATCTCGAGCGCCTATGTCTTCAAACTCTTCCCCGGCAAGGAGCGACTCTTCGTGGCGGCCGTCGACGCCTGCTTCGAGCAGATCGAGGCCACCCTCGACCAAGCGGCCGCCGAGTCCCGCCGGTCCACACCGTCCGAGATCCTCGACGCGATGGGCGATGCCTACGCCGAGCTCATCACCGATCGCACGTTGTTGCTGATCCAGGTCCACGCCCAGTCCGTCGCCTCCGTCCCCGCGATCGGCGATGCGCTCAGAGGCGGGCTCGCCCGCATCACTCGCGTCGCGAAGGAACGATCCGGCGCCGACGACGCTGCGGTGCAGCGATTCATCGCCTACGGGCAGCTCTGCCATCTCATCGCGACCGCCGACATCGCCGAGGTCGACGCCGAATGGGCCAGGACCCTCTCGAACGGCATCCGACATCTCGATCCCCCAGGAGAAACCCATGACGACAGCGCCTGA